In the genome of Candidatus Marsarchaeota archaeon, one region contains:
- the xth gene encoding exodeoxyribonuclease III — MKTSLISWNVNGIRAAKAEALKLIKSEKPDIMAFQEIKADGKAVPEEFYKLGYLLEINPAAKKGYSGTMSMVRKEPLSKLSDFEDDEGRVQAMEFADFYFINSYFPNSRRDLSRLGLKHDFNAHMLKYIKQLEKKKPVVVCGDFNVAHKEIDIARPKENVRNAGFTSEERSDMDEFIGSGLVDTFRIFNKQPGNYTWWSYMSNARAKNIGWRIDYFLVSKSLKNRVESAAILKDITGSDHVPVKLILDADM; from the coding sequence ATGAAGACAAGCTTGATATCTTGGAACGTGAACGGCATAAGAGCTGCGAAGGCCGAAGCGCTCAAGCTTATAAAAAGCGAGAAGCCGGACATAATGGCATTCCAGGAGATAAAGGCCGATGGTAAGGCAGTGCCTGAGGAATTCTACAAGCTTGGCTATTTGTTGGAAATCAACCCGGCAGCCAAGAAGGGGTATAGCGGGACTATGAGCATGGTCAGAAAGGAGCCGCTTTCAAAGCTCAGTGATTTTGAGGATGATGAAGGCCGCGTCCAGGCCATGGAGTTTGCGGATTTCTATTTCATAAATTCCTACTTCCCAAATTCAAGAAGGGATTTGTCAAGGCTTGGGCTCAAGCACGACTTCAACGCGCACATGCTAAAATACATAAAGCAGCTTGAAAAGAAAAAGCCTGTTGTGGTATGCGGCGATTTTAACGTCGCGCATAAAGAGATAGACATTGCAAGGCCTAAGGAAAACGTGCGCAATGCCGGCTTTACGAGCGAAGAGCGCAGCGACATGGACGAGTTTATCGGCTCCGGCCTTGTTGACACATTTAGGATATTTAACAAGCAGCCGGGAAATTACACATGGTGGTCATACATGTCAAACGCGCGTGCCAAAAACATAGGCTGGCGCATCGACTATTTCCTGGTTTCAAAAAGCCTTAAAAACAGAGTAGAATCCGCAGCCATACTCAAGGACATCACAGGCTCTGATCACGTTCCTGTCAAGCTTATTTTGGACGCTGACATGTAG
- a CDS encoding GNAT family N-acetyltransferase produces the protein MAALEDGNIRLRPVNLKEDMGYFLEWYANPDVLFYSEGPKAMPYGPEVIERMNKELSEIGEAYVIEINENGSWKPIGDASITKEKTPITIGAEEYWGRGIGTRVLALLIKRAREIGMERLKVSGINEYNARSIKLYSRAGFVETGRAKENGYESIRMELTL, from the coding sequence ATGGCGGCGCTTGAAGACGGCAATATACGGCTCAGGCCGGTCAATCTCAAGGAAGACATGGGCTATTTCCTTGAATGGTACGCCAATCCTGATGTGCTTTTCTACTCCGAAGGGCCGAAAGCCATGCCATACGGCCCTGAAGTGATAGAAAGGATGAACAAAGAATTATCAGAAATAGGAGAAGCATACGTGATCGAGATTAATGAGAACGGCTCTTGGAAACCGATAGGCGATGCAAGCATCACAAAGGAAAAAACCCCGATAACTATAGGGGCGGAAGAATACTGGGGCAGGGGCATTGGGACAAGGGTACTAGCCCTGCTGATAAAACGCGCTAGGGAAATCGGCATGGAAAGGCTCAAGGTCAGCGGCATCAACGAATACAACGCGAGGAGCATAAAGCTGTATTCGAGGGCCGGGTTCGTGGAAACCGGCCGCGCAAAGGAAAACGGTTACGAAAGCATAAGAATGGAGCTAACGCTTTAG